Part of the Hirundo rustica isolate bHirRus1 chromosome 28, bHirRus1.pri.v3, whole genome shotgun sequence genome, TTCTTACGGTTTTATAAACATTCAGAAGTGTGTTAACCACTTGCTTGTTCCTCTTAGGATTTGCTGGGAACATCTGCAGCGGGAAACGGGCTAAATTCACAAATCCGGAGTGTTGGAGCAAGGAGGGGAAACAGAGTTGTGGGTGATAACAGAAAGCTGTGagattttggggtgggaaaggggggaaatgaGGATTTTGTGAAACACAGCTGAGAGTTTGCCGCCCAAAACCGCCCGGGGTTTGGAATGGATGTACCCTGGGGTGGGTGCAGCCCCCCAGGAACTGCAATCCTGGATTTCCTGAGTGCAGACAGGAGCAAACCCACCCAAATCAGGATTTTGGGGCGCCTGGAGATGTGTCCTACCTGGACTGAGGagaaagaagctggaaaaggatCCCAGCATGAAGAACAGCGGGGCTGGGATCCCGCCTGCACACCTCAAATGTTCCTGGGTCTCCTGCTGACACCAACGTTTAATCCACGGTGCAAGGTGACCCTTCCTCTCCGTGCAGGAAATTCCCAACTTCCCACTCTGAGGGATGGGATTTGCAGTTTGGGACATTTTAATGGCTTCTAGAACTTACTTGGAAGCACGCACACATAGTTCCACATTTAATATTGGCCTCTGGTTTGGTCGTGGTGTTCTcttgaaaattttgtttaaatccAAGGGGAAAACACCTTCAATCCTCACAAACCCTTGTGTTTTAACACAATTTGGTGCAGACGCCAAAAATAGGGGAGCGCTGAACTCCTTATTCCTAAAGgtaaagttatttttgtgtCGCACCCACACGTGACTGCGGAGAAGCCGCCGCTTAATTTGCGAACTCTGCTTTAATTAATCATCTCTCGGCAGCCAAGCTGTCGAGAGCAGATTCCCATCAttgacagcagcaggagaagcatCCATCGGTTTGCTCCACAAAGACACCCCGATTTATTTGAAGGCCTGATCTGCTGTGGGCTCCTCCACCATTTCTCCAGTGGAGAACACGCTGAACCCTTTCAATTAAAACCTCCTTGATCTTCACTTACTGATGGGCTGAAGGATTGAAGGCACAAGGAAATCCAAGATTTTGATCAGAGCCTCAATTTGGTGATGGATTTCAGATCCAGTCCATGGGCTGAATCCGGCCTTGAAAAtgatttgcatttctttgtgaGTTATGGGAGGTGGGGCAGCGGCTGcaatcttcattttccttttaaaatgggaaacaaacacaaaattattcCCATAATGATCAATTAATTCCCACGCTGGAGTCAGGGCCTTTATCATCTTCCCtctgtttcctttgtttctatttatttttccatgtagaGCGATTTCATTTGGCTTTATTCTTAACAAAGCCAACCTGGGAGAGGCCGTCACTTGGGCATGGAAATGGttggaaataagaaaatgttGGGTTTGTAACCCTTGGGTTGATTTTTGATTTTAGGATTTTGTGTTTAGAGGCAGATTGAACTTTTTGATCATTGCAGCCAGAGAATTAATAACGATGTTCCCATAAAATTAAAGCAAGAGGGGGTAAAATTAACAGAACCAAGCCCTTTTTGAGGACCTCGTGGTGGCTTGGTTGAGTTCCCCCAACGAGTTTTTGCTCAATTAGGTGGCAAACTGGTGCCACAGAAGATGCCACACCCAGCTGTGGTTCAGCCTCTCTCCCCAGGAAATCCAACAAATTATTTGGGAATTTCCAAatgattggaaaaaaaatggaaattttacaTGTGGATGTTGGGGTGTAAGGAGGAAAACGACACTTACAgcagattttaatattttttggcTCAGCACAAGCAGGATTGGGGGCTTAGAGACCTCCCCCTTcctaaaaaaaaagcaattgcaACCCCTCCAAACACCTCAAGGCCAGGCAGAGGTGCTCAATGGCTTCCTCTAGAAATTTTGGGATATGGCTCTTATTTTCTTCATCCAGCTTTTGTGCTGTTAGAGGAAATTTGTCCATCATATCCGATTCACAAGGAACATCCTGGGCTGGATGGGACCCCCAAGAACCACCAAAGCCCAACTCTTAGACAAATGAGAacactgaggaaggaaaaaactcaaTTTTCAACCCACGCCGCTGCATTCCCGTTCAGGAGAGAGCATCCAGCTTAGGGAAAGGTTtgaacaggggggaaaaaagtcaccGGAACGAGTCATGTTCTCATATTGACCTTTATTGAGCAAGAACTGCTGTGACTGTTTTACATCAAACAACAAAAGGTTGCGCACTGTGCATGTCAACAAGGTTCTCCCAGGAGCAAAAGTCCACCCTAATCGCACCAGTGAGGTAAACATAATTAGTTATAagtagctttatttttatttatttttttatttatttttttttttaaggctagGAGAGTTCTGGTTCTCATGAGTACTCTATTACTGTTTTCGGTTTGGTTTTGGCTCAGTTGGTTCTTTGCATAATACATCTGAACTCGTTCCTCAGATACGTCCCTCCCACAGCTcaggaaattcagaaaaagcTTCCTCGGCACATTTCATCTCATGCactagtagtagtagtaatttttttgtggattttttttattttattttattttgtagatCCCCAAGCTCTGTGGAGGGAGTACATCTTGAGCCTGCATGCATTCCCCCCCCCTTCCCTATATTGCACgaaaaagtaaaatactgtGTGTCTGGAGCCTCCGTGAGAGAACCCGATCTGCTTAGAAGCCGTCACCCACATGCATTTTGCAGCTGTCTATGGCTTAACCTTTTGCACCGACCCAAGCTCTTGAATTGGTTTGAATTTTAGCTATGGTAGGGTTCTATTCGCTCTCTTTAATCTCCTTTACTACAGCGTGTGAAGTGACTTTCTCCACCTTCTTGGTGGACACCAGCTTCTCCTCGAAGCTTTCTTCGTGCTCCTCCACCTTCTGAGTGACCGTCACCGACTTGGTGATAAACGTGGTCCCGCTGTCCCCACCCTCCCCTGTGATTTTCTCTACTTTCTTGGTTACTACGATTTTCTCGGCCTTGTCGTCCACGGGGCTCACGTCGAGGCCGTTAGTCACCACTCCCttgtcttcctcctccttctctttggattcctcctccttcttctcctccacCTCCCCGTTGACCGCGATGTCCTCTTTCCTGGACTCCTTCTCGGCCTCGGCGCTCACTTTCGTTACCTTGGTGACGGTGACGGTCTCCTCCACCACGGCCTTGGCGTCcttgcctggggagggaggCTTCTCCGGGGACCGGGGCTTCTCGGGGGTCACGGCTTTCTCGGGGGTGCGCGGCTTCTCCGGGCTGGCCGGCTTCTCGGGAGTGCGCGGCTTCTCCGGCGGCGCCAGCTTCTCCGGCGGCGCCAGCTTCTCCAGGGCCACGGTTTTCTCCGGGGTCACAGCTTTCTCCGGAGTCACAGCTTTCTCTGGAGTCACAGCTTTCTCCGGAGTCACAGCCTTCTCCGGGGTGGCAGGTTTCTCCGGGGAGGTCACCTTTGGTGTGGCAGGTTTCTCAGGAGATgccgctttctcctcctccttggcCGCCTTCTCCGCTTTCTCCGCCTTCTGTTCTTTCGCTGCTTCCGCGGCTTTTTCTTTCGGGGCGGCCTTGGCCGGCTCTGTTACGGGGGATTTCGGAGGGGACTTTACGGGAGGTGTTTTGACCTTCTCTGCCTTTGCTGGTGCCTCTTCAGCTTTGCCCTTGGCTTCaggtttttcctcctcttcctcagcttcctccccttcttccttttcctcgatttcttctttttcagagcCGCCTTCTTCCGCGGCGTCAGATTTTGcagcttcttcttcctcctccgcttcctcttcctccttctcttccccctcaGGTGCAGCTTCTTGTTCTGCAGCAGCCTTCTCAGAAActtcttcctctgcagcttcttctgctttttcctcctcctgctcctcttgcTGTGCCTTGGCCGCCATTTCTTCTGCGATGGCTGCCAGGGCATCCTCCATTTCAGACTTCTCGTCCTCCACCTTCTTCTCTTCAATGATTTCTTCTACAAACTTGTGCTGGACCTTCAGCTTTGGCGGTTcgatttttgttttctggattttgGTGGATGCTATTGTGACAGATGGTTGTCTGTGTGTGAATATGGGACCAGTAATGCTTCCAGAGAAGGCACTGAATCTTGTCTCTTCACCCTCCAGCAGCTTCCTAAGGGaatcaggagagaaaaaaagaaaatgagcattaaaaaaaaaaccaaagtaagAATAATTGGAATAATTGTGGCTATCCCACacttggaagtgtccaaggccaggcttggagcagcctgggatgatggaaggcgtccctgctttgggatgggctttgaggtctcTCCCAACCCGAACCATTCCAGGATTTGTGACACTTCCCTGCTGCACCATTCCCCTGCCGGCAGGATGGAAGCACTTTGCTGTGGAACGTGCTGGAACTGCCCAGGACCATCCgctgctcacagccccagcccagctttcCTTGAACCCGCTCCTTTCCAAAACTCACTTTCAGCAGTTTTTACCCTGGTTTTGCTCACGGCAAAGGTGACACCTTCAGCGATCAGTTAAGATTCATCTTTACTGTCAGAAAGCTTCGTTACAGTGTAAATCAGCAGGGATTAGGACAAAGTAACTAATTTCATAGGATTCATTACCACTTAGGCAAACAGAACTTGACACAGCCAACAGACCCAAATCGAATTTTGTGTCTGAGACAGTCACAGCTCATTAGAGCACATGTTCTAATTTAATAATTCGGGCatcctccttttctttgtgGGAGTAAGAGAACTGGAGACTTCAGCTGAGTttggcagcagcccctggggtgTCTGCGTGTCTGAACAACCTCAGGAATTTCAACACATCTGGAGATGGGGCTGTTTTTGTGTTGCTTTCACTTTTCTCCTATTCAAATGTTTTTCATCTCAGCCTGTGACCCAGAAAAATCAGGAGCTCTCCGGTGAGAGTTCTGAAGTGATACCGAGGAGACTAAAAAAAACCTGCCAGGCGATGGCAACAGCAAGCACCGCTCAGCTCCAGATCAGAGCTTTCCTCTGAAGGAAAGTTGAGCGAAAGaagagcaaaagtgtttgtgacaGGCACATCAGCGCTCGCTGCCTCGAACCGTGATCAAGCAAATTCAGCTGCCTCTCCCAGGCGATGAAAGGGAGCTCTGGTGACGAGCCCTGCCCGCCTGGCGTCTGCGAAGCGGGCAGGGATTAAAAATAACCTCGTCTCTCGCTGCATCCCCTGCCCGTGCGGCCAAGGGCAGAATGCGGCACGGGAGCCGCCGCACTGAGTCACGCCGTGCCGTGCCCACGGGGCTCCGGCAGCTCTGCCGCTCATTAGCTGCTCCCTAATGACCTTCTGGGCTCTCGCCGGGCTGGCTGACGGCTGCAGTGATGCAGCCAAAGCTCTCGTTTCACCCGTGCGGGCCGCATGCAGATTTTTCTTAGCTGTGGCAAAGCCTCCTGTGCCGGCAGCAGCCGCAGTGCTATTAATATTCCAGACATGTCCCACCGTACCTGTAGGCAGCAATTTCGATGTCCAGGGCCATCTTGACGTTGAGGAGGTCCTGGTACTCCCGCAAGTGCCGAGCCATCTCCCACTTCGTCCCTCTGAGCTCGTTTTCCAGCTGGTGAATCGTGTCCTGCAAGGGAGACGCAGAGAATCCCTGTGACACGGAGAggggccgcgggcgggggcAGAGGGGGCAGAACTTCTCCGGGAGGACTTTTAGGAACTCTTCCGGCCGCTCGGGGAGGCAGGGCCGGCATCGGAGCAGGACCCACCCGCTCCCACCGCCCTCCGCAGCATCCTCCCCCCGCCTCCcgcatccctgcatccctcgCTGCGGAGCCGGCTCCGGGCACCTCCCGCATTTCCTCTTCCCAGAGCGGGCACCGGGCACCTCCCGCATCCTTCCTGCCGGCTCCGGGCACCTCCCGCATTTCCTCTTCCCAGAGCGAGCACCGGGCACCTCCCGCATCCTTCCTGCCGGCTCCGGGCACCTCCCGCATTTCCTCCTCCCACAGCCGGCACCGGGCACCTCCCGCATCCCTCCTGCCAGAGCCGGCTCCGGGCTCCTCCCGCATTTCCCCCTCCCCGGAGCCGGCTCCCGCCTCCCCCCCGGGCTCGGACAGCCCCGCGCCGCCTCGCCGGTACCTGATAGGTGCTGAGGTCGTTATTGTGGCGCTCCTCGATGTCGCTGAGCTGCCTCTCCAGCGACTCCTTGGTGCCGCGCACCGACTCGAGCTCGATGCTCTTGGACTGCAGCTGCCGGCGGTACTCGGCGATCTCCTCCTTGGCGGAGCGGATCGCCTCCTTGTTCTGCTCGGCCGCCTCGGTGAGCTTGGCGTAGCGGCACTTGAACCACTCCTCGGCCTGGTGCATGTTGTGGTCGGACTGGCACTCGAGCTGGGCGCGGATCTCCTTCAGCGCCGTCGTCAGGTCCGTCTTCAGGTAGTCCTTCCTCTCCACGGTGGCGTGCGACGCCTGCAGCTGCGCCAGCAGCTCGGCCACCTCCTCCTCGTGGTTGCCCCTCAGGAAGGCCACCTCGTCCTGCAGCGACTGCACCTTCTTGTCCAGCTCGGCGCGCATCAGCGAGGCCTCCTCCATCTCCTTGCGCAGCGCCCGGATGGTCGCCTCCGTCTCGTCGCGCAGCCTCGCCTCATCCTCGAAGCGCTCCCGCAGGCGCTGGATGTCCTCCTCGATGTGCTCCG contains:
- the NEFM gene encoding neurofilament medium polypeptide — encoded protein: MSYTMEPLGNPSYRRVTETRATYSRASASPSSGFRSQSWSRGSGSTVSSSYKRPNLGGPRAAYGSTVLSSAESLDVSQSSLLNGAAELKLSRSNEKEQLQGLNDRFAGYIEKVHYLEQQNKEIEAELAALRQKHAGRAQLSDAYEQELRELRGALEQVSHEKAQIQLDSEHIEEDIQRLRERFEDEARLRDETEATIRALRKEMEEASLMRAELDKKVQSLQDEVAFLRGNHEEEVAELLAQLQASHATVERKDYLKTDLTTALKEIRAQLECQSDHNMHQAEEWFKCRYAKLTEAAEQNKEAIRSAKEEIAEYRRQLQSKSIELESVRGTKESLERQLSDIEERHNNDLSTYQDTIHQLENELRGTKWEMARHLREYQDLLNVKMALDIEIAAYRKLLEGEETRFSAFSGSITGPIFTHRQPSVTIASTKIQKTKIEPPKLKVQHKFVEEIIEEKKVEDEKSEMEDALAAIAEEMAAKAQQEEQEEEKAEEAAEEEVSEKAAAEQEAAPEGEEKEEEEAEEEEEAAKSDAAEEGGSEKEEIEEKEEGEEAEEEEEKPEAKGKAEEAPAKAEKVKTPPVKSPPKSPVTEPAKAAPKEKAAEAAKEQKAEKAEKAAKEEEKAASPEKPATPKVTSPEKPATPEKAVTPEKAVTPEKAVTPEKAVTPEKTVALEKLAPPEKLAPPEKPRTPEKPASPEKPRTPEKAVTPEKPRSPEKPPSPGKDAKAVVEETVTVTKVTKVSAEAEKESRKEDIAVNGEVEEKKEEESKEKEEEDKGVVTNGLDVSPVDDKAEKIVVTKKVEKITGEGGDSGTTFITKSVTVTQKVEEHEESFEEKLVSTKKVEKVTSHAVVKEIKESE